From Candidatus Poribacteria bacterium:
TAGCGAGGCTATTGGGGTGTCCGATTCACGAAACGGATCTGGAGGTGTGGTTGAAAAAGGAAGATGAAGATTGGGCAGGAGGATTCTTCGACGAGATGGGGATCGATCGGTCTAGGCCGGTTATTGCTATTCATCCGGAGGCAGGCAGGCGGGGTGAGCCGAGAAGGCGGTTCCCTCAAGATAGATTTGTATCGGTCATTGATACACTTGTGGAACGGTATAACGCACAAATTATTTTGACGGGGGCACCCTCAGAACTTGAAGTCTCACAGCAAATTACCGCGCAAACTCGCGCACCTTGTGTTGTGGCAGCCGGTAAGACCGAAATCAATCAACTCGCTGCACTGTTTGCCAACGCTGATTTTCTTATCTGTGGAAACTGTGGACCGATGCATCTTGCTGCTGCTGCTGGTACGCCGGTCGTCGCGCTACACGGGCCGACAAACCCATCGCAATGGGCACCGTGGGGGAGTGGGCATACAATTCTTCATGTGGATGTGCCGTGCAGCCCGTGTCTCAATCTTGGCTTTGAGTATGGCTGTTCAGCACTTTCGGACGGAACTTCGCCTTGCATGCACACGATACAGGTTGAAGAAGTGCTTAAAGCCTGTGAAAGGTATCTGATTAATGAACGAGGAGGAGGACGATTAGATGAAGGAGAGGTATTCAAGACGGAGAGGGTAAAATGCCGCCAGACTGCACTGCCTGTGTTGCGCTAGCGGCACGTTATCCGAATCACACCATCGTAAGGGGTTATGGGCGTAATCAGCAATCGTGTTGTTTCGTGGTTCATCGTCC
This genomic window contains:
- a CDS encoding glycosyltransferase family 9 protein — its product is MHPNILQKILDRYIGSVLCFLLGGFQSRAVVQHGCAPQRILLIQLSAIGDTILTIPTIRSIRNRFPNAHLAMVASSINLQYLEGCPYIDQYIPCRLEELMKSPRKLIGFIVALRRQKFDCVVDFEHWARFSALIAYGSGASRKIGFRSAGQHRHYLFTDVVEHVPGQHEVVNFLKIARLLGCPIHETDLEVWLKKEDEDWAGGFFDEMGIDRSRPVIAIHPEAGRRGEPRRRFPQDRFVSVIDTLVERYNAQIILTGAPSELEVSQQITAQTRAPCVVAAGKTEINQLAALFANADFLICGNCGPMHLAAAAGTPVVALHGPTNPSQWAPWGSGHTILHVDVPCSPCLNLGFEYGCSALSDGTSPCMHTIQVEEVLKACERYLINERGGGRLDEGEVFKTERVKCRQTALPVLR